Genomic DNA from Cucumis melo cultivar AY chromosome 10, USDA_Cmelo_AY_1.0, whole genome shotgun sequence:
TACCCACCCCTTCATTCCCCGCTCAAATTGTCTCACGTTCTTTATCGCGTCTATCCGTTGAAACTTAAAACAAACTCATtacaaaataaaagataaagaaaaaaagagaaagaaaccctaattcttttctctctctctctctcctttttttttttttttttgatggaGAATCCAAATTCCAAGAAGCGGGATCGGGACGACTCGGCCGAGTCAGAAACCGGTTCGCCCGAGGTGAAGCGGCTCAGAGACGACCTTCTAGGTTTCTTCGACGAATCCGATCCTGAACCAGCCACTCAGGATCTCGATTCCTTGATGAGAAGCTTCGAGGAAGAAATCGCTACCGCATCGTCTTCTCCGGTGCCGGTGGTTGATTTGACGGCGGATTCCGGTGAGTCTCAACCGGAGTTAGGTTACCTCTTGGAAGCCTCCGACGATGAGCTCGGTCTGCCGCCTTCCAATAGCCAAGAGGAATTTGCTCGAATATCGACTGATTCGTCTGACATCGGTGAGATGTGGAGGTTTGAGGATCAGATCCCGAACTACGACGCTTTCGAACTCGAAGGCGGAGATGTATACAGTGGCAGTGATACGGCGGAGTATGTGGCGTTCGATGGGCTGTTGGAGTATTCGAATCTGTGCTTTGATTCGTCGGATAACTCCGATTTTCT
This window encodes:
- the LOC103489276 gene encoding uncharacterized protein LOC103489276 — its product is MENPNSKKRDRDDSAESETGSPEVKRLRDDLLGFFDESDPEPATQDLDSLMRSFEEEIATASSSPVPVVDLTADSGESQPELGYLLEASDDELGLPPSNSQEEFARISTDSSDIGEMWRFEDQIPNYDAFELEGGDVYSGSDTAEYVAFDGLLEYSNLCFDSSDNSDFLWRQESLPAQ